From one Streptomyces sp. 846.5 genomic stretch:
- a CDS encoding MarR family transcriptional regulator, with translation MEEPRWLDDRERAAWVGFLSATNLVARKLEQQLKDDAALSHTQYEVLVQLSAEPGHSLRMTELADRLVTSKSGLTYQVTQLERAGLVARRTCPSDVRGVIAQLTDRGMEVLREAAPGHVAAVREALIDVLTPEQLDNLAAGLGEVSRRLRGPAAS, from the coding sequence ATGGAAGAACCTCGATGGCTGGACGATCGGGAGAGGGCCGCCTGGGTCGGCTTCCTCTCGGCCACCAACCTGGTCGCGCGCAAGCTGGAGCAGCAGCTCAAGGACGATGCGGCGCTCTCCCATACCCAGTACGAGGTGCTGGTCCAGCTCTCCGCCGAGCCGGGGCACTCGCTGCGGATGACCGAGCTCGCGGACCGGCTGGTCACCTCCAAGAGCGGGCTGACCTACCAGGTCACCCAGCTGGAGCGGGCCGGCCTGGTGGCCCGCCGCACCTGTCCCAGCGACGTCCGCGGCGTGATCGCCCAGCTCACCGACCGGGGCATGGAGGTGCTGCGCGAGGCCGCGCCCGGCCATGTGGCCGCCGTCCGCGAGGCGCTGATCGACGTGCTCACCCCCGAGCAGCTCGACAACCTGGCCGCCGGCCTCGGCGAGGTCTCCCGCAGGCTGCGCGGGCCCGCTGCGTCCTGA